A region from the Deinococcus sp. QL22 genome encodes:
- a CDS encoding transposase — protein sequence MLSVGATWFKRGSGQQFEIPTRWGSSGRINLIGTYSMHACEEQLEVRELEGSCNGDQVIAYLNTLASGCDPDQLTVVVLDNAPFHKGAKLREQRASWEQQGLFLRYLPPYAPFLNLIEEVWRKLKGILMPRRCYNAVTELRAALVTGLKILGARFI from the coding sequence ATGTTATCGGTGGGAGCGACGTGGTTTAAGCGGGGTTCCGGGCAACAGTTTGAGATCCCCACTCGGTGGGGATCGTCGGGACGGATCAACCTCATCGGCACCTACAGCATGCACGCCTGCGAAGAACAGCTCGAAGTTCGCGAACTGGAAGGCAGCTGCAACGGGGATCAGGTCATCGCGTATTTGAACACCTTGGCCTCCGGCTGTGACCCAGATCAGCTCACGGTCGTCGTCCTGGACAATGCGCCCTTTCACAAGGGCGCGAAACTCAGGGAACAACGCGCGTCTTGGGAACAGCAGGGGCTGTTCCTTCGATACCTTCCACCCTATGCGCCCTTTTTAAACCTCATTGAGGAGGTGTGGCGGAAGCTGAAGGGCATCTTGATGCCGCGTCGTTGTTACAACGCCGTGACTGAACTTCGGGCCGCACTCGTGACTGGGTTGAAGATTCTTGGGGCAAGATTTATCTAG
- a CDS encoding helix-turn-helix domain-containing protein — protein sequence MARPARRIDISEDADALLRELETSPYTHPKVRLRASILRLHRQGWSIPQLSAHFGRNHQAIHHDFTRFEERGIPGLSDECPPGQPSKVTPEMEQFLHEKLQEQRFWNAPLLCECLAQQFGVGIRPRALANHLQRLGYSWKRARYSPAQTLDPELIAPHQASLETLKRGHWTAS from the coding sequence ATGGCCCGTCCTGCCCGCCGCATTGACATTTCTGAAGACGCTGATGCGCTGCTTCGAGAACTGGAGACCAGTCCATATACCCACCCGAAGGTTCGTCTGCGGGCCAGCATTCTCCGGCTGCATCGACAGGGCTGGAGCATTCCCCAACTCTCCGCGCACTTTGGCCGGAACCATCAGGCCATCCACCACGACTTCACCCGTTTCGAAGAGCGCGGCATTCCAGGATTGAGCGACGAGTGTCCACCGGGACAGCCTTCGAAAGTGACCCCCGAGATGGAGCAGTTTCTCCACGAGAAACTGCAGGAGCAGCGCTTCTGGAACGCTCCACTGCTGTGCGAGTGCCTCGCACAGCAGTTTGGGGTGGGGATTCGACCTCGTGCATTGGCCAATCACCTGCAACGCCTGGGGTATAGCTGGAAACGCGCCCGGTATTCACCGGCTCAGACGCTCGATCCTGAACTCATTGCCCCGCATCAGGCTTCTTTGGAAACCCTAAAAAGGGGGCACTGGACGGCAAGCTGA
- a CDS encoding transposase, whose translation MTLVLDQLSTHSPAALYQPLPAEEARPLTRRFEWVHTPKHASWLNMAELEWSALQRQCLGQRLASKEAVEREIQAWETDRNARAVRVNWQFSTPAAREKLGRHDPA comes from the coding sequence ATCACACTCGTCCTGGATCAGCTGTCGACACACAGCCCAGCGGCGTTATATCAACCTCTTCCGGCAGAGGAAGCCCGGCCATTGACTCGTCGATTTGAGTGGGTACACACGCCAAAACATGCGTCTTGGCTGAACATGGCCGAACTCGAATGGTCGGCCCTGCAACGTCAGTGTCTTGGGCAACGTCTGGCCAGCAAAGAGGCCGTCGAGCGTGAGATACAGGCCTGGGAAACCGACCGCAATGCGCGGGCGGTGCGCGTGAACTGGCAATTCTCAACACCAGCTGCGCGGGAGAAGCTCGGACGGCACGACCCAGCGTGA
- a CDS encoding helix-turn-helix domain-containing protein — protein sequence MGRQKQWVVKLSDDERQQLTDMTRKGVHSARVMTRARLLLLSEQGLLDQEVAQRQGVNAATVASIRKKYAEGGLQAALYEKERPQQPPKLDPQQTAILIAEVCRAPDGREKWTMQLLADRLVTLGVVDSSSDETVRRTLKKTRRDRGKFKVGVSLR from the coding sequence ATGGGACGACAGAAGCAGTGGGTTGTGAAGCTGAGTGACGATGAGCGGCAACAGCTGACGGACATGACGCGCAAAGGCGTGCACAGTGCGCGGGTCATGACCCGCGCACGTCTGCTGTTGCTGAGCGAGCAAGGGCTCCTCGATCAGGAGGTGGCCCAGCGTCAGGGCGTCAATGCTGCGACTGTGGCATCCATTCGCAAGAAGTACGCTGAGGGCGGCCTGCAGGCTGCCCTGTACGAAAAAGAGCGTCCTCAGCAGCCCCCGAAACTGGATCCTCAGCAGACGGCGATCCTGATTGCCGAAGTCTGTCGGGCACCTGATGGTCGGGAGAAGTGGACGATGCAGCTCTTGGCTGATCGTCTGGTGACCTTAGGCGTGGTGGACAGTAGTAGTGACGAGACGGTGCGGCGCACACTGAAAAAAACGCGCAGGGACCGTGGCAAGTTCAAAGTGGGTGTGTCGCTCAGGTAG
- a CDS encoding aminotransferase class III-fold pyridoxal phosphate-dependent enzyme, with protein MPDSFPQAHPDSRQIIHDNRDYTLFSWSVQNTTNPIHMTGGKGSHFFDGDGNTWLDFSSQLININVGHQHPRVLQAIKDQVDVMCFAGPSFATDVRATLGKKLAEVTGLGKSFFTLGGSEANENAMKMARLYTGRDKIITRYRSYHGATMGSMTASGDPRRWPVEPGVPGIVRAFDPYCYRCPFGKTPDSCNRECISHIEEIIQMEGPHNIAAIMVEGITGSNGLLVPPDDYYPKLRALCDKYGILLIDDEVMSGFGRTGTWLATQHYGIKPDIVTCAKGLTSGYMPLGAMIVSDAIAEYFETHFLAGGLTYSGHPVSLAAAIGNLAVYEEEHLFEHTRELGAYLGQRLEAIKARFACVGDVRYKGLFSVIELVKDKATKEPLAPFNGTSPEMGRLAAHIKSKHVYAYSRFNFLWVCPPLVVTKEELDHGLSVYEEALALVDQMIAGPVAAD; from the coding sequence ATGCCCGATTCTTTTCCGCAGGCTCATCCCGACAGCCGCCAGATTATTCATGATAACCGCGACTACACGCTGTTTTCCTGGAGTGTGCAGAACACCACCAACCCGATTCATATGACGGGCGGCAAGGGCAGCCACTTTTTTGACGGCGACGGCAACACCTGGCTCGATTTTTCCAGCCAACTGATCAATATCAACGTGGGGCACCAGCATCCCCGTGTGCTTCAGGCCATCAAAGATCAGGTAGACGTGATGTGCTTCGCTGGCCCCAGCTTTGCCACCGATGTCCGCGCCACATTGGGCAAAAAGCTGGCGGAAGTCACGGGCTTAGGCAAAAGCTTCTTCACGCTCGGCGGCAGCGAGGCCAACGAGAATGCCATGAAGATGGCCCGTCTGTACACCGGGCGCGACAAGATCATCACCCGTTACCGCTCCTATCACGGCGCGACGATGGGCAGTATGACGGCTTCCGGCGATCCGCGCCGCTGGCCCGTGGAACCCGGCGTGCCCGGCATCGTGCGGGCCTTCGATCCGTACTGTTACCGCTGCCCGTTCGGCAAAACGCCCGATTCCTGCAACCGCGAATGCATCTCTCACATCGAAGAAATTATTCAGATGGAAGGCCCGCACAACATCGCCGCGATCATGGTGGAAGGCATCACCGGCAGTAACGGCCTGCTCGTGCCGCCCGACGATTATTACCCCAAGCTCCGTGCCCTGTGCGACAAGTACGGCATCCTCCTCATCGACGATGAAGTCATGAGCGGATTTGGCCGCACCGGAACCTGGCTCGCCACCCAGCATTACGGCATCAAGCCCGACATCGTGACCTGCGCCAAGGGCCTCACCAGCGGCTATATGCCCCTCGGCGCAATGATCGTCAGCGACGCCATTGCCGAATATTTCGAGACCCATTTTCTGGCGGGCGGCCTGACATACAGCGGCCATCCGGTGAGCCTCGCGGCGGCCATCGGCAACCTCGCCGTGTACGAAGAGGAACACCTGTTTGAACACACCCGCGAACTCGGCGCGTACCTTGGGCAGCGGCTGGAAGCCATCAAGGCCCGCTTCGCCTGCGTGGGCGACGTGCGCTACAAGGGCCTGTTCAGCGTCATCGAACTGGTGAAGGACAAGGCCACCAAAGAACCGCTCGCGCCCTTCAATGGCACCTCGCCTGAAATGGGACGGCTGGCCGCGCACATCAAGAGCAAGCACGTGTACGCCTACAGCCGCTTCAATTTTCTGTGGGTCTGCCCGCCGCTCGTGGTCACCAAAGAAGAACTCGATCATGGCCTGAGCGTGTATGAGGAAGCACTGGCCTTGGTCGATCAGATGATCGCGGGGCCAGTGGCGGCGGATTGA
- a CDS encoding CoA-acylating methylmalonate-semialdehyde dehydrogenase: MTATAPTPTVQTLAHWLNNAPAAGQSGRSAPVYNPATGQIQAQVPLASTAELDAAVQIATAAAKVWRATSLGKRSEVIFKFRELLVARKDELARIITREHGKVHSDALGEIARGIENVEYACGIPNLLKGGYSEQVSTGVDVYSIQQPLGVVAGITPFNFPAMVPLWMLCNAIACGNAFILKPSEKDPSSALFLAELLKDAGLPEGVLSVVHGDKEAVDAILNHPGIAAVSFVGSTPIARYIYETGTKNGKRVQALGGAKNHMLVLPDADIGMAADAAVSAAYGSAGERCMAISVLVAVGGAGDQLISAIQERIPALKIGPGDVAGNEMGPLITREHRDKVAGYIASAEQQGATVVVDGRDAHFDGDGFFLGVSLLDNVKPGMAAYDDEIFGPVLCVVRADTYAEGLELINNNEFGNGTAIFTRDGGAARQFQFDVEVGMVGVNVPIPVPVAYYSFGGWKASLFGDTHMYGPEGVKFYTRSKVITSRWPDPASSKVDLGFPQNR; this comes from the coding sequence ATGACTGCAACCGCTCCAACCCCCACCGTTCAAACCCTCGCCCACTGGCTCAACAACGCCCCCGCTGCCGGACAATCAGGCCGCAGCGCGCCTGTGTACAACCCCGCCACCGGACAGATTCAGGCGCAAGTGCCGCTAGCCAGCACTGCCGAACTTGACGCCGCCGTGCAGATCGCCACGGCTGCGGCCAAAGTGTGGCGTGCGACTTCGCTGGGCAAGCGTTCCGAAGTCATTTTCAAGTTCCGTGAACTGCTGGTAGCCCGCAAAGACGAACTCGCCCGCATCATCACCCGCGAGCATGGCAAGGTGCATTCCGACGCGCTGGGCGAAATTGCACGCGGCATCGAGAACGTGGAATATGCGTGTGGCATCCCCAATCTGCTGAAAGGCGGCTACTCCGAACAGGTCAGCACGGGGGTAGACGTGTACTCCATTCAGCAACCGCTGGGCGTGGTGGCGGGCATCACGCCGTTCAATTTCCCGGCGATGGTGCCACTGTGGATGCTGTGCAATGCGATTGCCTGCGGGAATGCCTTCATCCTGAAGCCCAGTGAGAAAGACCCGTCTTCGGCTCTGTTTCTGGCCGAATTACTGAAGGATGCAGGCCTGCCAGAAGGCGTGCTGAGCGTGGTTCACGGCGACAAGGAAGCTGTGGACGCGATCTTGAACCACCCCGGTATTGCCGCCGTGAGCTTCGTGGGCAGCACGCCGATTGCCCGCTACATCTACGAAACCGGAACCAAGAATGGCAAGCGGGTGCAGGCCCTCGGTGGAGCTAAAAACCACATGCTGGTGCTGCCCGACGCCGATATTGGGATGGCTGCCGACGCCGCCGTATCTGCTGCCTACGGTTCGGCTGGAGAACGCTGCATGGCTATCAGCGTGCTGGTGGCGGTGGGCGGCGCGGGCGATCAGCTCATCAGCGCTATTCAGGAACGCATTCCAGCCCTGAAAATTGGCCCCGGCGACGTGGCAGGCAACGAAATGGGGCCACTCATCACCCGTGAACACCGCGACAAGGTGGCAGGCTATATCGCTTCGGCAGAGCAACAGGGCGCAACAGTGGTCGTAGACGGACGCGACGCCCACTTCGACGGCGACGGCTTCTTCCTCGGCGTGTCGCTGCTGGACAACGTGAAACCCGGCATGGCCGCCTACGACGATGAAATCTTTGGCCCGGTGCTGTGCGTGGTGCGGGCCGACACCTACGCGGAAGGGCTGGAACTGATCAACAACAACGAATTCGGCAACGGCACCGCCATTTTTACCCGTGATGGCGGCGCGGCCCGCCAATTCCAATTCGATGTGGAAGTCGGCATGGTGGGCGTGAATGTACCGATTCCCGTGCCTGTCGCCTATTACAGCTTCGGCGGTTGGAAGGCCAGTCTGTTTGGCGATACCCATATGTACGGGCCAGAAGGGGTCAAGTTTTACACCCGCTCCAAGGTCATCACGTCGCGCTGGCCCGATCCAGCAAGCAGCAAGGTGGATCTGGGCTTTCCGCAAAACCGCTGA
- a CDS encoding anhydro-N-acetylmuramic acid kinase — MTAPSPRVLGLMSGTSADGIDAVLTEFPGWPALHGFGLAQGRDGPPALSEVTGRVRVLEHRFTPFSDDLRAAILAAGRDTSNSSDLAQLHFWLGELLAEAAAKLSDKADLIASHGQTVMHIPRVDEGRGWMRRATLQLGEAAVIAERTGKPVISDFRPADLAAGGQAAPLVPFADRIMFAEAGVRRAIHNLGGISNLTYLPGVGEQVLAFDTGPANALIDEAAALAGQRYDEGGHLAASGQADQALVNLWLKDPELLTPPPKSTGREYWTLAHLPGASGLSVPDLAATVTAFSVQAIAQSYARFVLPHGLDEIVVAGGGAFNPVFMAQFRAALAPVPVLTFEERGWNSTAREAAAFAVLGYYAAQGWPNTLPRTTGAKHAVIAGKLSLPPR; from the coding sequence ATGACTGCACCCTCTCCACGCGTGCTGGGCCTGATGAGCGGCACCAGCGCCGACGGCATAGACGCCGTGCTGACCGAGTTTCCCGGCTGGCCTGCACTACACGGCTTTGGCTTGGCGCAGGGGAGAGATGGGCCACCCGCGCTGTCCGAAGTTACCGGAAGAGTGCGGGTGCTGGAACACCGTTTTACGCCCTTCTCCGACGACCTGCGGGCCGCCATTCTGGCGGCTGGCCGGGACACTTCCAACTCATCTGACCTCGCCCAACTGCATTTCTGGTTGGGCGAACTGCTGGCCGAAGCCGCCGCCAAACTGTCCGACAAGGCTGACCTGATCGCCTCACATGGGCAGACGGTCATGCACATTCCGCGTGTGGATGAGGGCCGGGGCTGGATGCGGCGGGCCACCCTGCAACTGGGGGAAGCCGCCGTGATTGCCGAGCGCACCGGGAAACCTGTCATCTCCGATTTCCGTCCCGCCGACCTCGCCGCAGGAGGGCAGGCCGCGCCACTCGTGCCGTTTGCCGACAGAATTATGTTTGCTGAAGCAGGCGTGCGGCGGGCCATTCACAATCTGGGCGGCATTTCCAACCTGACTTATTTGCCCGGAGTGGGCGAGCAAGTGCTGGCCTTCGACACTGGCCCCGCCAACGCCCTGATCGACGAAGCCGCCGCCTTAGCGGGCCAACGCTACGACGAGGGCGGGCACTTGGCAGCCAGTGGGCAGGCCGATCAAGCCTTGGTCAATCTGTGGTTGAAAGATCCCGAACTCCTGACCCCGCCGCCCAAAAGCACAGGCCGCGAGTACTGGACACTGGCCCATCTGCCCGGCGCATCGGGCCTGTCTGTGCCCGATCTGGCAGCCACTGTCACTGCCTTTAGCGTGCAGGCTATTGCCCAGAGTTACGCGAGGTTTGTGCTGCCACACGGCCTAGACGAAATCGTGGTGGCGGGCGGCGGAGCCTTCAATCCTGTATTCATGGCGCAGTTTCGGGCGGCTCTGGCCCCCGTTCCCGTGCTGACCTTCGAGGAAAGGGGCTGGAACTCTACGGCGCGGGAAGCAGCAGCTTTTGCGGTGCTGGGCTACTACGCCGCTCAGGGCTGGCCCAACACTTTGCCGCGCACCACCGGGGCCAAACATGCCGTTATTGCGGGCAAACTGTCGTTGCCGCCGAGGTAA
- the tal gene encoding transaldolase, which yields MNKLEQLKSMSIVVADTGDIEAIKLYQPRDCTTNPSLILKAAQLVGYGSLLTAARSSVSGSENVDAVIDRLTVQIGAELTRIVPGDVSTEVDARLSFDKDAMLSRARHLIALYEGQGVGRDRILIKLAATWEGIGAAQILEKEGIRCNLTLIFGLEQAIACAQAGAYLISPFVGRITDWYKKSTGIKDYPIDEDPGVQSVRKIYSHFKEQGYATVVMGASFRSAAQVEALAGCDRLTVSPQLLGELAADEGVLERQLQPSEGKRTETEISEADYRWSLAENPMAGEKLNEGIRGFHQDTQKLRELLAQVPA from the coding sequence ATGAACAAACTGGAACAACTGAAAAGCATGTCTATCGTGGTGGCCGATACGGGCGACATAGAGGCCATCAAGCTGTATCAGCCCCGCGACTGCACCACCAACCCGTCCCTGATTCTGAAGGCGGCGCAATTGGTGGGCTACGGCTCTCTACTGACGGCGGCCCGCAGCAGCGTTTCGGGCAGCGAAAACGTGGACGCCGTCATTGACCGCCTGACTGTACAGATCGGCGCAGAACTGACCCGCATCGTGCCCGGCGACGTGAGCACCGAAGTGGACGCCCGGCTGTCCTTCGACAAGGACGCCATGCTGAGCCGCGCCCGTCACCTGATCGCGCTGTACGAGGGCCAGGGTGTGGGCCGCGACCGCATTCTGATCAAGCTGGCGGCCACCTGGGAAGGCATTGGGGCCGCCCAGATATTGGAGAAAGAAGGCATTCGCTGCAACCTGACTCTGATTTTTGGGCTGGAACAGGCGATTGCCTGCGCTCAGGCGGGCGCGTACCTGATTTCGCCGTTCGTGGGGCGCATCACCGATTGGTACAAAAAGTCCACTGGAATCAAGGATTATCCCATCGACGAAGACCCCGGCGTGCAGTCTGTACGCAAGATTTACAGCCACTTCAAGGAACAGGGGTACGCCACTGTGGTCATGGGCGCGTCGTTCCGCAGTGCCGCACAGGTGGAAGCCCTCGCCGGATGTGACCGCCTGACCGTCAGCCCGCAACTGCTGGGGGAACTGGCCGCCGATGAAGGCGTGCTGGAGCGCCAATTGCAGCCCAGCGAGGGCAAGCGCACCGAAACCGAGATCAGCGAAGCCGACTACCGCTGGAGCCTCGCAGAAAACCCGATGGCAGGCGAGAAGCTGAACGAAGGCATCCGGGGCTTTCATCAGGACACCCAGAAGTTGCGCGAGTTGCTGGCCCAGGTTCCCGCTTAA
- a CDS encoding MurR/RpiR family transcriptional regulator — MPTVPLSSPAPPAGVLGRIRLQSSALSPSLKRVADHVSLDADTVMHQTITELALQVGVGEATITRLCRKLGFAGFHAFKIALATDVLGRPPPKPSGPGIAQTHAQALVRQCAQTLEDTAHLHDPAVMDVVAEALARAPRVDLTGQGNSGLLAQYFAHRLMRLGITAVVHTDPHLAAVSISAMPRGGVVIGLSGSGSTIDTVQHLKLAQSHGHFTVSITHRASSPVTRYASAVLFASTQEDPLTDSVLGTLTSQALVLEMLYAAVLARRPESHAMLRVTAESVVDKKY, encoded by the coding sequence TTGCCCACCGTTCCCCTGTCTTCTCCCGCGCCGCCCGCTGGCGTGCTGGGCCGCATCCGCCTGCAATCTTCCGCCCTCTCGCCCAGCCTGAAACGGGTTGCCGACCACGTCTCACTTGACGCCGACACCGTGATGCACCAGACGATTACCGAGTTGGCCCTGCAAGTTGGGGTAGGGGAGGCCACCATTACGCGGCTGTGCCGCAAGTTGGGATTCGCCGGATTTCACGCTTTCAAAATCGCTCTGGCCACAGACGTGCTGGGCCGCCCACCACCGAAACCTTCTGGCCCCGGAATAGCCCAAACGCACGCGCAAGCTTTGGTTCGGCAGTGCGCCCAGACGCTGGAAGATACGGCCCATTTGCACGACCCAGCCGTGATGGACGTGGTGGCAGAGGCTCTGGCCCGTGCCCCCAGAGTAGACCTGACCGGGCAGGGCAACAGCGGTTTACTGGCCCAGTATTTCGCCCACCGCCTGATGAGATTGGGCATCACTGCCGTCGTCCACACCGATCCTCACCTTGCCGCCGTCAGTATCAGCGCCATGCCACGCGGCGGAGTCGTGATTGGCCTCAGCGGAAGCGGAAGCACCATAGACACCGTGCAGCACCTGAAATTAGCACAGTCTCACGGTCATTTCACTGTTTCGATTACCCACCGCGCCAGCAGCCCAGTCACCCGTTACGCTAGCGCCGTTTTATTCGCCTCGACCCAGGAAGACCCGCTCACCGACAGCGTTCTGGGCACACTTACTTCTCAGGCGCTGGTGCTGGAAATGCTGTACGCCGCTGTTCTGGCCCGCCGCCCCGAAAGCCACGCCATGTTGCGGGTGACCGCAGAAAGCGTGGTGGACAAGAAATATTAG
- a CDS encoding sugar ABC transporter substrate-binding protein: MKYALRLLTLGLAFSATSGHLSTAAAQQPVEIQFWTWYLSPKFDPYIKTTIAAFEKANPNIKVKWFDKQATMVQDFIASVNMGGAPDVVNLNIDETAKAAQNGFLRAVDGLTAPATLKTTFYPQTLRNFTIGGKVYGYPWYGSLNEGVLLYNPDLLKKAGVRAPRNMTEMLNMVKAVKDKTGAYAWVPALKDPGGASFLGYFFSDGLPIYNASGQAAFNSPAHIALLQRYVDLFKGGYLPEDALRKEAFQLATELYAQNKVAMIVGGPQALNRIKDSNPSLYAKTVVTTAPLGKAGVQTGTSMGMVIPTASKHPAEAAKLAAFFTNNANQIAFAKIVPIVPTTAAAQNDPFFKKVSTDPIAKATSLVGASGRFINPGFKVPGNSDDLYKNFSDNIEAAMLGKKTAAQALNDTVSYWNTNMKK, encoded by the coding sequence ATGAAATACGCCCTGCGCCTGCTCACTCTCGGCCTCGCTTTCAGCGCCACTTCCGGCCACCTCAGCACCGCCGCCGCCCAGCAGCCCGTCGAAATCCAGTTTTGGACGTGGTACCTCAGCCCCAAATTCGATCCGTACATCAAGACCACCATCGCCGCCTTCGAGAAGGCCAACCCCAATATCAAGGTCAAATGGTTCGACAAGCAGGCCACGATGGTGCAGGACTTTATCGCCAGCGTGAACATGGGCGGCGCACCCGACGTGGTAAACCTGAACATCGACGAGACCGCCAAAGCCGCCCAGAACGGCTTCCTGCGGGCAGTTGACGGCTTGACCGCGCCCGCTACCCTCAAAACCACCTTTTACCCGCAAACGCTGCGGAACTTTACGATTGGCGGCAAAGTCTACGGCTACCCCTGGTACGGCTCGTTGAATGAAGGCGTGCTGCTGTACAACCCCGATCTGCTGAAAAAAGCGGGTGTGAGAGCGCCGCGCAACATGACCGAGATGCTGAACATGGTGAAGGCCGTGAAAGATAAAACGGGCGCTTATGCGTGGGTTCCGGCCCTGAAAGACCCCGGCGGCGCGTCGTTCCTCGGCTACTTCTTCTCCGATGGTCTGCCGATTTACAACGCCAGCGGTCAGGCGGCCTTCAACTCGCCCGCGCATATTGCCCTGCTGCAACGCTACGTCGACCTGTTTAAAGGCGGCTACCTGCCCGAAGACGCGCTAAGAAAAGAAGCCTTCCAGTTGGCAACCGAGTTGTACGCCCAGAACAAAGTCGCCATGATCGTGGGCGGGCCGCAAGCCCTGAACCGCATCAAGGACTCCAACCCCAGCCTGTACGCCAAAACAGTGGTCACGACTGCGCCGCTGGGCAAGGCGGGCGTGCAGACCGGCACCAGCATGGGCATGGTCATTCCCACCGCCAGCAAGCACCCCGCCGAGGCTGCCAAGCTCGCTGCCTTCTTTACCAACAACGCCAACCAGATCGCTTTTGCCAAGATCGTGCCGATTGTGCCGACCACCGCCGCCGCCCAGAACGATCCTTTCTTCAAGAAAGTCAGCACCGATCCTATTGCCAAAGCCACGAGCTTGGTGGGTGCATCGGGCCGCTTTATCAATCCCGGCTTCAAGGTTCCCGGCAACAGCGACGATTTGTACAAGAACTTCAGCGACAACATAGAAGCCGCTATGCTGGGCAAGAAAACAGCGGCTCAGGCGTTGAATGATACGGTAAGCTATTGGAATACGAATATGAAGAAGTAA
- a CDS encoding carbohydrate ABC transporter permease, with protein MTRAQRTQTPRTRSDFSWRDTLMSYAFLAPALILLTLFTFYPLAYGSYLGFTEYGGARFGQGLPPKWIGIENFRTLFADPLFLTSLGNSVKYLVVVPVLQLASLAVAVLVNKNLPGMPFFRAAYYVPVVTSISLAAVMWEWVYNKDGTLNWVLGALHLLPGGAVGWLNGESTAFWAVMLVTFWRGFGYYMVLYLAGLQGIPEELEEAAVLDGASAWQRFWQITVPMMKPTILLCSLLSTIAALRVLEEVLVLTNGGPLNSTYTALMYVYSKAFQGFNFDYGLASAAGLVVAVVALALSVANFRLFRDSDGDDK; from the coding sequence ATGACCCGTGCCCAGCGCACCCAAACACCGCGCACCCGTTCCGATTTTTCATGGCGTGACACGCTGATGTCCTACGCATTTTTAGCCCCCGCCCTCATTCTGCTGACCCTCTTTACCTTCTATCCGCTGGCCTACGGCAGTTATCTGGGGTTCACCGAATATGGCGGGGCGCGGTTTGGGCAGGGATTGCCGCCCAAATGGATTGGCATCGAAAACTTCCGCACCCTCTTTGCCGATCCGCTGTTTCTGACTTCTCTGGGCAACAGCGTGAAATATCTGGTCGTGGTGCCCGTGTTGCAGTTGGCGTCACTGGCGGTGGCCGTGCTGGTCAACAAAAATCTGCCCGGCATGCCATTTTTCCGGGCAGCCTACTATGTGCCCGTCGTCACCAGTATTTCTCTGGCCGCCGTGATGTGGGAATGGGTCTACAACAAAGACGGCACGCTGAACTGGGTGCTGGGGGCGCTGCATCTGCTGCCGGGCGGCGCAGTCGGCTGGCTGAACGGCGAGTCCACCGCGTTCTGGGCCGTCATGCTTGTCACGTTCTGGCGCGGCTTCGGCTATTACATGGTGCTGTATCTGGCCGGACTACAGGGCATCCCCGAAGAACTGGAAGAAGCGGCGGTGCTGGACGGCGCGTCAGCGTGGCAGCGGTTCTGGCAAATCACGGTGCCGATGATGAAACCCACGATTCTGCTGTGCAGTCTGCTGTCGACCATTGCCGCCCTGCGCGTGCTGGAAGAAGTGCTGGTACTCACCAACGGCGGCCCGCTGAACAGCACGTATACCGCCCTCATGTACGTCTATTCCAAGGCATTTCAGGGCTTCAACTTTGATTATGGGCTGGCAAGTGCGGCGGGTCTGGTGGTAGCAGTGGTGGCATTGGCCCTGTCTGTCGCTAACTTCCGCCTGTTCCGTGACAGCGATGGAGACGACAAATGA